The following DNA comes from Candidatus Paceibacterota bacterium.
TGGCATAAGTTGAAAACTTATACCCTTTCCTCCAATCAAACTTCTCAACTGCTCTGGCAAGCCCCAGATTTCCCTCTTGAATAAGGTCAAGAAGCGTTAAATTGGGAGTTCTTCCTACATACTTTTTAGCAATTGATACGACAAGGCGCAAATTAGCCGTAGCCAGCTTCTTCTTTGCTTCCATATCCCCTTTTTCTATTTTTCTTGCAAGGTCTTTTTCTTCTTCGGCAGTAAGAAAAGAAGAACGGCCTATTTCTTTTAAATAAAGCTGGATAGGATCTATCTTTAATCCCATGATTTCCTTATAGTCCTTTTTTTTCTCCCCGATATTCAAATATTCCCTTGCTTCCTTAATTGCTATTTCTTCCTGCTCAATCGTCTCAAGAATATTTTCGAAACTTTGCATATCTTTTTCAAAATCAGGAAAAAAGTGCAGAAATTCTGATATTGTTATAAATCCTCTTTCTCTTCCCTTTTCCAATATTTTTTTAACTTTCTCTTCAGTAAAAATATTCTTTTTTGATTTTTTAGGGCTTTTCTTTTTAACCGGTTTTTTTGCCTTTACCGCTGATTTTTTAACCGGTTTTTTTGATTTTAAATTCTTTTTTACGGTTTTCTTTTTAACCGGCTTTTTTGCCTTTAAAGTTTTTTTAAGGGTTTTCTTTTTTTTCATAATTGGTTGAATATTTTTAAGAAATTATTAAAGTCATTTTTAAGTTCTTCTATTTTGTCTTCATTTTTATTTTCCTCCTCTTT
Coding sequences within:
- a CDS encoding sigma-70 family RNA polymerase sigma factor, giving the protein MKKKKTLKKTLKAKKPVKKKTVKKNLKSKKPVKKSAVKAKKPVKKKSPKKSKKNIFTEEKVKKILEKGRERGFITISEFLHFFPDFEKDMQSFENILETIEQEEIAIKEAREYLNIGEKKKDYKEIMGLKIDPIQLYLKEIGRSSFLTAEEEKDLARKIEKGDMEAKKKLATANLRLVVSIAKKYVGRTPNLTLLDLIQEGNLGLARAVEKFDWRKGYKFSTYATWWIKQAITRALADQSRTIRIPVHMVETISKYVQARRRLLQDLGRDPFAEEVAAEMGIEVEKVHNIRKISQETVSLETPIGDEGDDSILAEFIEDEKIISPLVQAGRVLLKERLEEILIDLSEREQEILSMRFGLGDGVTHTLEEVGQKFGVTRERIRQIEAKALERVREHKGLKKLEGY